A single window of Vogesella indigofera DNA harbors:
- the aroE gene encoding shikimate dehydrogenase, which yields MTDRYAVIGNPISHSQSPFIHAEFAQATGQDMNYEKLFAELGQFVPVVQAFFANGGKGLNVTLPFKGDAFRFADEVTEAARLAEAVNTLTLRDGRIYGDNTDGTGLVRDIVDNLDVPVTGQRVLLLGAGGAVRGVLQPLLAQQPQALTIANRTVIKAESLAYQFRALGGIEAVGYDALQGRQFDIVINGTSTSLSNELPPIPAGIFSGRSLAYDMVYSRGLTPFLRRAQSENAGMLADGLGMLVEQAAESFRIWRGIQPATRKVTNMLREVLA from the coding sequence ATGACTGATCGTTACGCCGTGATCGGCAATCCCATATCGCACAGCCAGTCGCCGTTCATTCATGCCGAATTCGCCCAGGCCACCGGGCAGGACATGAATTACGAAAAACTGTTTGCCGAGCTCGGCCAGTTCGTGCCGGTGGTGCAGGCCTTCTTCGCCAATGGCGGCAAGGGCCTCAACGTGACGCTGCCGTTCAAGGGCGACGCCTTCCGCTTTGCCGACGAGGTGACCGAAGCGGCGCGTCTGGCCGAGGCGGTCAACACCCTGACGCTGCGCGACGGCCGGATCTATGGCGACAATACCGACGGCACCGGCCTGGTGCGCGACATCGTCGATAACCTCGACGTGCCGGTGACCGGCCAGCGGGTGCTGCTGCTGGGCGCCGGTGGCGCGGTGCGCGGCGTGCTGCAGCCGCTGCTGGCGCAGCAGCCACAGGCGCTGACCATCGCCAACCGCACCGTGATCAAGGCGGAATCGCTGGCTTACCAGTTCCGCGCGCTGGGCGGCATCGAGGCGGTCGGTTACGACGCGCTGCAAGGCCGCCAGTTCGACATCGTCATCAACGGCACCTCGACCAGCCTGTCCAATGAGCTGCCACCGATCCCGGCCGGTATCTTCAGCGGCCGCTCGCTGGCCTACGACATGGTGTACAGCCGCGGCCTGACGCCGTTCCTGCGCCGCGCGCAGTCCGAGAATGCCGGCATGCTGGCCGACGGCCTCGGCATGCTGGTGGAGCAGGCTGCGGAGTCGTTTCGCATCTGGCGCGGCATTCAGCCGGCCACGCGCAAGGTCACCAATATGCTGCGCGAGGTACTGGCCTGA
- the mgtE gene encoding magnesium transporter translates to MTVIDKKQPTDRLQDNLNQVQRLIERQRLVEDLVHRQDMPKHDLVESLVHKQNLVELEHKLESLHPADIAYILEALPLDDRLLVWDLVDSEDEGEILLEVSDAVRESLIESMEQHELVAAAEQLDADDLADLAPDLPRQVVYEVMGGLDEEERQQLQSALSYEEGQVGALMDYELVKIRPDVSCEVVLRYLRRFDELPSQTDKIFVVDEDGVLKGVLPIRRLLVCDPERLVEEVMATEVVSFHPDEDAADAALAFERYDLVTAPVVDEHGVLVGRLTVDEMVDVIREESETEALNLAGLKEEEDLFAPVIDSVKNRWAWLAINLCTAFVASRVIGAFEGSIERLVALAALMPIVAGIGGNSGNQTITMIVRALAMGQLQPGQAQRLWRKELGVSVINGLVWGSALGVLAWLLYGNFSLGLVMLAATTLNLMLAASMGVLIPTMMERFGKDPAVGSSVLITACTDSGGFFIFLGLASLFLL, encoded by the coding sequence ATGACGGTTATCGACAAAAAACAACCAACCGATCGTCTGCAGGATAACCTCAACCAGGTGCAGCGCCTCATCGAGCGCCAGCGACTGGTCGAGGACCTCGTACATCGCCAGGACATGCCCAAGCATGACCTGGTGGAATCGCTCGTCCACAAGCAGAACCTGGTCGAGCTGGAGCACAAGCTCGAATCGTTGCACCCGGCGGATATCGCCTACATCCTCGAAGCCCTGCCGCTGGACGACCGCCTGCTGGTGTGGGATCTGGTCGACAGCGAGGATGAAGGCGAAATCCTGCTGGAAGTGTCCGACGCGGTACGCGAATCGCTGATCGAGTCGATGGAGCAGCACGAGCTGGTGGCCGCCGCCGAACAGCTCGACGCCGACGATCTTGCCGACCTCGCCCCGGATCTGCCGCGGCAGGTGGTGTACGAGGTGATGGGCGGCCTCGACGAAGAAGAGCGCCAGCAGCTGCAATCGGCACTATCCTATGAAGAGGGACAGGTCGGCGCGCTGATGGACTACGAGCTGGTCAAGATCCGCCCGGACGTCAGCTGCGAAGTGGTGCTGCGCTACCTGCGCCGTTTCGACGAATTGCCGAGCCAGACCGACAAGATTTTCGTGGTCGACGAAGACGGTGTGCTCAAGGGCGTGCTGCCGATACGCCGCCTGCTGGTGTGCGATCCGGAGCGGCTGGTAGAGGAGGTGATGGCGACCGAGGTGGTCAGCTTCCACCCCGACGAGGACGCCGCCGATGCCGCGCTGGCGTTCGAGCGCTATGACCTGGTGACCGCGCCGGTGGTCGACGAACACGGTGTGCTGGTTGGCCGCCTCACTGTCGACGAGATGGTGGACGTGATCCGCGAGGAATCGGAAACCGAGGCGCTGAACCTCGCCGGTCTGAAGGAAGAGGAAGACCTGTTCGCGCCGGTGATCGACTCGGTAAAAAACCGCTGGGCGTGGCTGGCGATCAACCTGTGCACCGCCTTCGTTGCCAGCCGCGTGATCGGCGCCTTCGAAGGCTCGATCGAGAGGCTGGTGGCGCTGGCGGCGCTGATGCCGATCGTTGCCGGCATCGGCGGCAATTCCGGCAACCAGACCATTACCATGATCGTGCGGGCGCTGGCGATGGGGCAGTTGCAGCCGGGGCAGGCGCAGCGTCTGTGGCGCAAGGAGCTGGGCGTCAGCGTGATCAACGGCCTGGTGTGGGGCTCGGCGCTGGGCGTACTGGCGTGGCTGCTGTACGGTAATTTCTCGCTGGGGCTGGTGATGCTGGCGGCCACCACCCTCAACCTGATGCTGGCGGCGTCGATGGGAGTGCTGATCCCGACCATGATGGAGCGTTTCGGTAAGGATCCGGCGGTCGGCTCCAGCGTGCTGATCACCGCCTGTACCGATTCCGGCGGCTTTTTCATTTTTCTCGGCCTCGCCAGCCTGTTTCTGCTCTAG
- the mtgA gene encoding monofunctional biosynthetic peptidoglycan transglycosylase, whose amino-acid sequence MRWFLKIGAVVLTALFLYYLWIFGHIVYWRHANPSSSSFMDAQLSRLQEDDPDAELRHRWVAYDRISGNLKRAVIAAEDAKFVDHEGFDWEGIEVAFEKNLKQGRIVAGGSTISQQLAKNLFLSSKKTPWRKIDEAFITVMLEAVLDKRRILEIYLNVIEWGDGVFGAEAAARHYYRTSAARLSSGQAAKLAAMVPNPRYYDTHRNAQGLARKTRIIQRRMSQALAP is encoded by the coding sequence ATGCGTTGGTTCCTTAAGATCGGAGCGGTCGTCCTGACCGCTCTTTTTTTGTACTACCTGTGGATCTTCGGCCATATCGTCTACTGGCGGCATGCCAATCCGTCCAGCAGCTCGTTCATGGACGCGCAGCTGTCGCGGCTGCAGGAAGACGACCCCGATGCCGAACTGCGCCATCGCTGGGTGGCGTATGACCGCATCTCCGGCAACCTGAAGCGGGCGGTGATCGCGGCCGAGGACGCCAAGTTTGTCGACCATGAGGGTTTTGACTGGGAAGGCATCGAGGTCGCCTTCGAGAAGAACCTGAAGCAGGGCCGCATTGTCGCCGGCGGCTCCACCATCAGCCAGCAGCTGGCGAAGAACCTGTTCCTGTCCAGCAAGAAGACGCCGTGGCGCAAGATAGACGAGGCGTTCATCACCGTGATGCTGGAGGCGGTGCTCGACAAGCGCCGCATCCTGGAGATCTACCTCAACGTGATCGAGTGGGGTGACGGCGTGTTCGGCGCCGAGGCCGCCGCGCGTCACTACTACCGCACCTCAGCCGCCCGGCTGTCGAGCGGACAGGCGGCCAAGCTGGCAGCGATGGTGCCCAACCCGCGCTACTACGACACTCACCGCAATGCCCAGGGTCTGGCCCGCAAGACCCGCATCATCCAGCGCCGCATGTCGCAGGCGCTCGCTCCCTGA
- the glnA gene encoding type I glutamate--ammonia ligase — MAVADVVKLITENDVKFVDLRFTDTMGKEQHVTIPAHVLLDDADAWFENGHAFDGSSIAGWKGIQASDMLLMADPATAKIDPFFDEPTVFMSCDVIDPADGKGYDRCPRSVAKRAEAYLKASGIGDTAYFGPEPEFFIFDSITWGTDMSGCFVKIKAEEAAWASAEEFEGGNTGHRPGVKGGYFPVPPVDSSQDIRSAMVLLLEELGVPVEVHHHEVATAGQNEIGTKFSTLTQRADWTQILKYVVHNVAHSYGKTATFMPKPIVGDNGSGMHVHQSIWKDGKNLFAGDGYAGLSDLALYYIGGIIKHAKALNAITNPGTNSYKRLVPHYEAPVKLAYSAKNRSASIRIPHVASPKGRRIEARFPDPLANPYLCFAALMMAGLDGIQNKIHPGDAADKNLYDLPPEEDKLIPTVCASLDEALAALDADREFLTRGGVFSNEWIDAYIDLKMKEVNLTRMTTHPVEFAMYYSL, encoded by the coding sequence ATGGCGGTTGCAGACGTAGTCAAGCTCATCACCGAAAACGACGTAAAATTTGTCGACCTGCGCTTTACCGACACAATGGGTAAAGAACAACACGTGACCATTCCTGCTCACGTGCTGCTGGACGATGCCGACGCATGGTTCGAGAACGGCCACGCGTTCGACGGCTCCTCCATCGCCGGCTGGAAAGGCATTCAGGCCTCCGACATGCTGCTGATGGCTGACCCTGCCACTGCCAAGATCGATCCGTTCTTCGACGAACCGACCGTCTTCATGTCCTGCGACGTGATCGACCCGGCCGACGGCAAAGGTTACGACCGCTGCCCGCGTTCGGTTGCCAAGCGCGCCGAAGCCTACCTGAAGGCCTCCGGCATTGGTGACACCGCCTACTTCGGTCCGGAACCGGAATTCTTCATTTTCGACAGCATCACCTGGGGCACCGACATGTCCGGCTGCTTCGTGAAGATCAAGGCCGAAGAAGCTGCCTGGGCTTCCGCTGAAGAATTCGAAGGCGGCAACACCGGTCACCGTCCGGGCGTGAAGGGCGGCTACTTCCCGGTACCGCCGGTTGACTCCTCGCAAGACATCCGCTCGGCCATGGTGCTGCTGCTGGAAGAGCTGGGCGTACCGGTAGAAGTTCACCACCACGAAGTGGCCACCGCCGGCCAGAACGAAATCGGCACCAAGTTCAGCACCCTGACCCAGCGTGCCGACTGGACCCAGATCCTGAAGTACGTGGTACACAACGTAGCTCACAGCTACGGCAAGACCGCGACCTTCATGCCGAAACCGATCGTTGGCGACAACGGTTCCGGCATGCACGTGCACCAGTCGATCTGGAAAGACGGCAAGAACCTGTTCGCCGGTGACGGCTACGCCGGTCTGTCCGATCTCGCCCTGTACTACATCGGCGGCATCATCAAGCACGCCAAGGCGCTGAACGCGATCACCAACCCGGGCACCAACTCCTACAAGCGTCTGGTTCCGCACTACGAAGCACCGGTGAAACTGGCCTACTCCGCCAAGAACCGTTCCGCCTCGATCCGTATCCCGCACGTGGCCAGCCCGAAAGGCCGCCGCATCGAGGCGCGCTTCCCGGATCCGCTGGCCAACCCGTACCTGTGCTTCGCCGCGCTGATGATGGCCGGCCTGGACGGTATCCAGAACAAGATCCACCCGGGCGATGCCGCCGACAAGAACCTGTACGACCTGCCGCCGGAAGAAGACAAGCTGATCCCGACCGTGTGCGCGTCGCTGGACGAAGCGCTGGCTGCTCTGGACGCCGATCGCGAGTTCCTGACTCGTGGCGGTGTGTTCTCCAACGAGTGGATCGACGCCTACATCGATTTGAAGATGAAGGAAGTGAACCTGACGCGCATGACTACCCACCCGGTAGAATTCGCGATGTACTACTCGCTGTAA
- a CDS encoding phosphatase PAP2 family protein produces MLALLLLLSGRNQALFLQLHHAGAVLPALLWRLLSMFGEWSLVIAALLLLAQRRPPLLPSLVVAVLLGIGSAILLKAAFAVPRPFLVLPAGSVQLLDVLPANGAFPSGHAIASALLAGVMAQGGRWCWQAGLMGLVLLVCWSRIAIGVHWPLDVLVGAALGWAIALFCVRRQWPAWPAAWTPALLRSLGLVLLLYSGWKLWRSPPNEAYVLFNLLTLLAALQLLRPKKNGA; encoded by the coding sequence GTGTTGGCGCTGCTGCTACTGCTGAGTGGCCGCAATCAGGCGCTGTTTTTGCAGTTGCACCACGCCGGCGCGGTGTTGCCGGCGCTGCTGTGGCGTTTGCTCAGCATGTTCGGCGAGTGGTCGCTGGTGATCGCTGCCTTGTTGCTGCTGGCGCAGCGGCGCCCACCGCTGTTGCCGTCGCTGGTGGTGGCGGTGCTGCTAGGCATCGGCAGTGCCATCCTGCTCAAGGCGGCGTTCGCCGTGCCGCGTCCATTCCTGGTGTTGCCGGCGGGCAGCGTGCAGTTGCTGGATGTGCTGCCAGCCAACGGCGCCTTTCCCTCCGGCCATGCCATCGCCAGCGCGCTGCTGGCCGGGGTGATGGCGCAGGGGGGGCGCTGGTGCTGGCAGGCTGGGCTGATGGGTCTGGTGCTGCTGGTGTGCTGGTCGCGTATCGCCATCGGCGTGCACTGGCCGCTGGATGTGCTGGTCGGCGCCGCATTGGGCTGGGCCATCGCGCTGTTTTGCGTGCGACGGCAGTGGCCGGCCTGGCCGGCTGCATGGACGCCGGCGCTGTTGCGTAGCCTGGGGCTGGTACTGCTGCTGTATAGTGGTTGGAAATTGTGGCGGTCGCCGCCGAACGAGGCCTATGTGCTGTTCAATCTGCTGACATTGCTGGCCGCGCTGCAGTTGCTGCGGCCAAAGAAAAACGGGGCCTGA
- a CDS encoding rhodanese-like domain-containing protein — MTVETILATAQSRGSELGLTYSGALTPSEAWAVRQSLPQAVIVDVRSAAEWQFVGVIPEAVRVELRAYPGMVPNAAFVSQLQQQVGTDKTVLFICRSGARSDEAARLAAEAGYAEVYNILEGFEGDRDAEQHRGRVNGWKAHGLPWIQG, encoded by the coding sequence ATGACAGTAGAAACCATTTTGGCAACAGCACAGTCGCGCGGCAGTGAACTGGGGCTGACCTACAGCGGCGCACTGACGCCGTCGGAGGCGTGGGCGGTGCGCCAGTCGCTGCCGCAGGCGGTGATCGTCGATGTGCGCAGCGCGGCGGAATGGCAGTTTGTCGGCGTGATTCCGGAGGCGGTGCGCGTCGAGCTGCGTGCCTACCCCGGCATGGTGCCGAACGCCGCCTTTGTCAGCCAGCTGCAGCAGCAGGTCGGCACGGACAAGACCGTGCTGTTCATCTGTCGCTCCGGCGCGCGCTCGGACGAGGCGGCAAGGTTGGCCGCAGAGGCAGGTTATGCCGAGGTTTACAATATTCTGGAAGGTTTCGAGGGCGATCGCGATGCCGAGCAGCATCGCGGCCGCGTCAATGGCTGGAAGGCGCACGGCCTGCCGTGGATTCAGGGTTGA
- a CDS encoding ribosomal protein uL16 3-hydroxylase, translated as MKAIDLLGGMTAETFLQDYWHKKPLLIRGALTDVGTPVDLAWLTELSRSEDVESRLIEFKQGKWSLERGPFRPGRLRRLPESDWTILVQNVNHHLPHIADILWRFDFMPYARLDDLMISYAPPGGTVGPHFDSYDVFLLQVGGRKHWQISSQQDEAFIEDAPIKVLKDFRMEEEFVLEHGDMLYLPPRYAHYGVALEPGMTYSIGFRAPSAQELATEFLVYLQDRICIDGRYADPELRPPQEPARLDDSMVEQVGRILSQISWDRHTVTDFLGHYLTEPKPHVFYEAPEEELDEDEFAAAVVATGVELDLKTLILYADDMLYCNGEALPVPAGDVAAWQQLANRRRISPQQLSPSMMPLLLEGYHTGWWQPAGEN; from the coding sequence ATGAAAGCGATTGATCTGTTGGGCGGCATGACCGCCGAAACCTTTTTGCAGGACTACTGGCACAAGAAGCCGCTGCTGATCCGCGGTGCGCTGACGGATGTCGGGACGCCGGTTGATCTGGCGTGGCTGACCGAGCTGTCGCGCAGCGAGGATGTCGAGTCGCGACTGATCGAGTTCAAGCAGGGCAAGTGGTCGCTGGAGCGCGGCCCGTTCCGCCCCGGCCGCTTGCGCCGCCTGCCGGAAAGCGACTGGACCATCCTGGTGCAGAACGTCAACCATCACCTGCCGCATATTGCCGACATTCTGTGGCGTTTCGATTTCATGCCTTATGCCCGGCTGGATGACCTGATGATCAGCTATGCCCCGCCCGGCGGCACCGTCGGCCCGCATTTCGATTCCTACGATGTGTTCCTGCTGCAGGTCGGCGGCCGCAAGCACTGGCAGATCTCCTCGCAGCAGGACGAAGCCTTCATCGAGGATGCGCCTATCAAGGTACTGAAGGACTTCCGAATGGAAGAGGAGTTCGTGCTGGAGCACGGCGACATGCTGTACCTGCCGCCGCGCTACGCCCATTACGGCGTGGCGCTGGAGCCGGGCATGACTTACTCGATCGGCTTCAGGGCGCCGTCCGCACAGGAGTTGGCGACCGAATTCTTGGTTTACCTGCAGGACAGAATTTGTATTGATGGCAGATATGCCGACCCAGAGCTGCGGCCACCGCAGGAACCGGCACGGCTGGACGACAGCATGGTGGAGCAGGTTGGCCGCATCCTGTCGCAGATCAGCTGGGATCGCCACACGGTGACCGATTTTCTCGGTCATTACCTGACGGAACCGAAGCCGCACGTGTTCTACGAGGCGCCGGAAGAGGAGCTGGACGAAGACGAGTTCGCTGCTGCGGTAGTGGCAACAGGGGTGGAGCTGGATCTGAAAACACTGATTCTTTACGCTGATGACATGCTGTACTGCAACGGAGAGGCGCTGCCGGTGCCTGCGGGCGATGTCGCGGCGTGGCAACAGTTGGCCAACCGGCGCCGTATATCTCCGCAGCAGCTGTCACCGTCAATGATGCCTTTATTATTAGAGGGTTACCATACCGGTTGGTGGCAGCCAGCCGGCGAAAACTGA
- a CDS encoding FKBP-type peptidyl-prolyl cis-trans isomerase, whose translation MQIVKNSVVTIHYEMYDADNNLLDKTEEPIAYLHGGYDGIFPMVEEALHGKNVGESITVTMTPDDAFGEPEEELVRVEPLDVLPEEVEVGMMFEADDPETGDVILFRVTDVADGKAVLDGNHPLAGLTIRFVATVAEVRPASAEEVAHGHAHGEHGHHH comes from the coding sequence ATGCAAATCGTCAAAAACTCCGTTGTCACCATCCACTACGAAATGTACGACGCTGACAACAACCTGCTCGACAAGACGGAAGAGCCGATCGCCTACCTGCATGGCGGCTACGATGGCATTTTCCCGATGGTGGAAGAGGCGCTGCACGGCAAGAACGTGGGCGAATCCATCACCGTCACCATGACGCCTGACGATGCGTTTGGCGAACCGGAAGAAGAGCTGGTTCGTGTCGAGCCGCTGGACGTACTGCCGGAAGAAGTCGAAGTCGGCATGATGTTCGAGGCTGACGATCCGGAGACCGGCGACGTGATCCTGTTCCGTGTGACCGACGTTGCCGACGGCAAGGCGGTACTGGACGGCAACCACCCACTGGCCGGCCTGACCATCCGCTTCGTTGCCACCGTGGCCGAAGTACGTCCGGCATCGGCAGAAGAAGTGGCACACGGCCACGCCCACGGCGAGCACGGTCACCACCACTAA
- the prmC gene encoding peptide chain release factor N(5)-glutamine methyltransferase encodes MKTINEALRHFELPRLEARLLLSAVTGFSHAELVSFAPDELTLQQWQAFATLAQRRLAGEPVAYLLGEREFYGRPFRVSPAVLIPRPETEHLVDAALDKVGRNRRARVVDLGTGSGAIAVTLALEAPLWQLSAVDLSPAALAVAQHNAANLGATVGFHLGSWLAPLPADAMFDAIVSNPPYIDAQDHHLDEGDVRFEPRMALTDGNDGLDCLREIAAQAPARLVAGGWLLVEHGYDQGAACRALFAAAGLQQVATLPDLAGNDRVTLGCRA; translated from the coding sequence ATGAAGACGATCAACGAGGCCTTGCGCCACTTCGAACTGCCCCGCCTGGAGGCGCGGCTGCTGCTGTCGGCAGTGACCGGTTTTAGTCACGCCGAGCTGGTGTCGTTCGCCCCCGACGAGCTGACCTTGCAGCAGTGGCAGGCGTTTGCCACGCTGGCGCAGCGGCGGCTGGCCGGCGAGCCGGTGGCCTACCTGCTCGGCGAGCGCGAGTTCTATGGCCGTCCGTTCCGCGTCAGCCCCGCGGTGCTGATTCCGCGCCCGGAAACCGAACACCTGGTCGACGCGGCACTGGACAAGGTTGGCCGCAATCGTCGCGCGCGGGTGGTCGATCTCGGCACCGGCAGTGGCGCCATCGCGGTGACGCTGGCACTGGAGGCGCCGCTGTGGCAGCTCAGTGCCGTGGACCTGTCTCCGGCAGCGCTGGCGGTGGCGCAGCACAATGCGGCCAACCTTGGCGCCACGGTCGGTTTTCATCTGGGCAGCTGGCTGGCGCCGCTACCGGCGGATGCGATGTTCGATGCCATCGTCAGCAATCCGCCGTATATCGACGCGCAGGATCACCATCTGGATGAGGGCGATGTTCGCTTCGAGCCGCGCATGGCGCTGACCGACGGCAACGACGGCCTGGATTGCCTGCGCGAGATTGCGGCGCAGGCGCCGGCGCGGCTGGTCGCCGGCGGCTGGCTGCTGGTGGAGCATGGCTACGACCAGGGTGCGGCCTGTCGCGCGCTGTTTGCTGCGGCCGGGTTGCAGCAGGTGGCGACGCTGCCGGATCTGGCCGGCAATGACCGCGTGACGCTGGGCTGCCGCGCGTGA
- the dapA gene encoding 4-hydroxy-tetrahydrodipicolinate synthase gives MLTGSLVALVTPMFEDGQVDFESLKRLVDFHIDNGTDGIVAVGTTGESATLGVEEHIKVVAAVAQHAAGRITVIAGTGGNSTSEAIELAALAKQAGASHSLSVVPYYNKPTQEGIYQHFRTIAEAVELPVILYNVPGRTVADMSNDTVLRLSEIGNIVGLKDATGDIGRACDLIKRVPQGFSLYSGDDPTGMAFMLCGGHGVISVTSNVAPKLMSAMCQAALAGNVAEARRINDKLQGLHKFLFAEPNPIPAKWALHRLGLMPAGLRLPLTPLTDASVSLVEHAMQQAEVL, from the coding sequence ATGCTTACCGGTAGCCTCGTTGCGCTGGTCACCCCGATGTTCGAGGACGGCCAGGTCGATTTTGAATCGCTGAAACGTCTCGTAGATTTCCACATCGATAACGGTACCGACGGCATCGTGGCCGTGGGTACCACTGGCGAATCCGCCACCCTGGGCGTGGAAGAACATATCAAGGTCGTGGCGGCCGTGGCCCAACACGCCGCCGGCCGCATTACCGTCATTGCCGGCACGGGTGGCAACTCCACCAGTGAGGCCATCGAACTGGCGGCTCTCGCCAAGCAGGCCGGCGCCAGCCATTCGCTGTCGGTCGTGCCGTACTACAACAAGCCGACCCAGGAAGGCATCTACCAGCACTTTCGCACGATCGCCGAAGCGGTGGAACTGCCGGTCATCCTGTACAACGTACCGGGCCGTACCGTGGCCGACATGAGCAACGACACCGTGCTGCGCCTGAGCGAAATCGGCAACATCGTCGGCCTGAAAGACGCTACCGGCGACATCGGCCGTGCCTGCGACCTGATCAAGCGCGTGCCGCAAGGTTTCAGTCTCTACTCCGGCGACGATCCGACCGGCATGGCCTTCATGCTGTGCGGCGGCCACGGCGTGATCTCGGTCACCTCCAACGTTGCCCCCAAACTGATGAGCGCCATGTGCCAAGCCGCCCTCGCCGGCAATGTCGCCGAAGCGCGCCGCATCAATGACAAGCTGCAAGGTCTGCACAAGTTCCTGTTCGCCGAGCCGAATCCGATCCCGGCAAAATGGGCACTGCACCGCCTCGGCCTGATGCCAGCCGGCCTGCGCCTGCCGCTGACGCCGCTCACCGATGCCAGCGTTTCCCTCGTCGAACATGCGATGCAACAAGCAGAGGTGCTGTAA
- the bamC gene encoding outer membrane protein assembly factor BamC has protein sequence MMKKALLTGVVSSALLSGCASSGPDSAIAYKSDAPAAKRSLEVPPDLSTPQQQDRYPLPVVNSNGSSTAPADVALNNKVAANVVVSADQKAKAQIERAGSQRWISVEGKSPAQVWPLLKAFWQDNGFVIQTEEPDVGLMETDWAENRAKLGRDPVRNLLENIGLGSVLSTPERDRFRIRVEQSATGTDVFFTHRGMYEIYINEAKDATRWQPRPADPELEAVFLSRFLVRLGVDEATIAQNARKLEASANPVASSKVRSEGGDIILADSFERSWRRVGLALERQGLAIVDRDRSMGVYFVSPVQDEALKATENNSGGIWSSLAFWQDKEKASEPMREQLRIELKPADAEQTRISIRNSQGTPLSAKQLQALQQKLLNELQ, from the coding sequence ATGATGAAAAAAGCCCTGCTCACCGGTGTCGTCTCCTCGGCACTGCTCTCCGGCTGCGCCAGCAGCGGCCCGGACAGCGCCATCGCCTACAAGTCCGACGCACCGGCAGCCAAACGCTCGCTGGAAGTACCGCCAGACCTGAGCACACCGCAACAGCAAGACCGCTACCCACTGCCGGTGGTCAACAGCAACGGCAGCAGCACCGCTCCCGCCGATGTTGCCCTCAACAACAAGGTTGCGGCCAACGTGGTGGTCAGCGCCGACCAGAAAGCCAAGGCGCAAATCGAACGCGCCGGCAGCCAGCGCTGGATCAGCGTGGAAGGCAAGAGCCCGGCACAAGTCTGGCCACTGCTGAAGGCCTTCTGGCAGGATAACGGCTTCGTGATCCAGACCGAAGAACCGGATGTCGGCCTGATGGAGACCGACTGGGCGGAAAACCGCGCCAAGCTAGGCCGCGACCCGGTGCGCAACCTTCTGGAAAACATCGGCCTGGGTTCGGTACTGTCCACCCCGGAACGTGACCGCTTCCGCATCCGCGTCGAACAGTCCGCCACCGGCACCGACGTGTTCTTCACCCATCGCGGCATGTACGAGATCTACATCAACGAAGCGAAGGATGCCACACGCTGGCAGCCGCGTCCGGCCGACCCGGAGCTGGAAGCGGTATTCCTGTCGCGCTTCCTGGTCCGACTAGGCGTGGATGAAGCCACTATCGCGCAAAATGCCCGCAAGCTGGAGGCCAGCGCCAATCCGGTCGCCAGCAGCAAGGTTCGCAGCGAAGGCGGCGACATCATTCTTGCCGACAGCTTCGAGCGCAGCTGGCGCCGCGTCGGCCTGGCACTGGAACGCCAGGGCCTGGCTATCGTCGACCGCGACCGTTCGATGGGCGTCTACTTCGTCAGCCCGGTACAGGACGAGGCGCTGAAGGCGACCGAGAACAACAGCGGCGGCATCTGGTCCTCGCTGGCCTTCTGGCAGGACAAGGAAAAAGCGTCCGAGCCGATGCGCGAGCAACTGCGCATCGAACTGAAGCCGGCCGATGCGGAGCAGACCCGTATCAGCATCCGCAACAGTCAGGGCACACCGCTGTCGGCCAAGCAGCTGCAGGCGCTGCAGCAGAAACTGCTCAACGAACTGCAGTAA
- a CDS encoding DUF4124 domain-containing protein, producing the protein MLRPLLASLLLCSAATTASAATIYKHVDKDGHVTFTNVPMRGARAVLVTPAADEAPPAPPRASSPRPASAAAPAHIPSVDSGTQRQRDAGRRRILQTELDNEQRALGEARQSLQDAGKKAGATPAQLQRLRDAVTDRERNIAALKQELGNAGDGN; encoded by the coding sequence ATGCTGCGCCCGCTTCTCGCTTCCCTGCTGCTGTGCAGCGCTGCCACGACGGCCAGCGCCGCCACCATCTACAAACACGTCGACAAGGATGGCCACGTCACCTTCACCAACGTGCCGATGCGCGGCGCGCGCGCGGTGCTGGTCACTCCTGCCGCCGACGAAGCGCCACCGGCGCCGCCCCGCGCCAGCAGCCCGCGTCCGGCCAGTGCCGCCGCCCCGGCGCACATTCCATCGGTGGACAGCGGCACCCAGCGCCAGCGCGACGCAGGCCGCCGCCGCATCCTGCAGACCGAGCTCGACAACGAGCAGCGCGCGCTGGGCGAGGCGCGGCAAAGCCTGCAGGACGCCGGCAAAAAAGCCGGCGCCACGCCTGCCCAACTTCAGCGCCTGCGCGATGCGGTCACCGACCGCGAGCGCAATATCGCGGCACTGAAGCAGGAGCTGGGCAACGCCGGCGACGGCAACTAG